The sequence below is a genomic window from Thermoproteota archaeon.
TTTACAGATGTTGATGATAAAATAATTAACAGGGCCACTAAAGAAGGAGTTTCTGCTTCTGAGATATCAGAAAAGTATATTCAAAATTATTTTACTGATTTTGATACACTAAACATCAAAAGGGCAACAGTATACCCTAAAGCGACTGAGCACATTCAAGACATGTTAGACCTTATTTCAGGTCTAATTGAGCAAAAAATTGCATATGTATCAAAACACGGAGTGTATTTTGCAGTATCAAAATTTGAGGAGTATGGAAAACTCTCAAAGAAAAAAATTGATGAGTTGCAATCTGGTGCACGGATTGAAATTGATGAGCAAAAGAATAATCCATTAGATTTTGCATTATGGAAGTTTTCTGATTCAGAGCCTACATGGAGTAGCCCTTGGGGCAAAGGGAGACCTGGGTGGCACATCGAGTGTTCTGCAATGAGTCTGAAATACCTTGGTAATTCTTTTGAGATTCACGGAGGGGGGAGGGATTTGATTTTTCCACATCATGAAAATGAAATAGCACAGTCTGAAGCTTTTACACATAAAGAATTTGCAAAAACATGGATGCATGTTGGAATGGTTACGATCAATGGGGAAAAGATGTCAAAGTCACTTGGCAACATCAAGACCATAAAACACGTTTTAAAGAATTGGGGTCCAAACATTATTCGGCTATTTTGTTTATCAGGACACTATTCAAAACCAATTGATTATTCAGAAGACCTTCTACGAGAAAACATTACCAAGTGGAGGCAAGTAGAAGCAGCATACTATGAAATGATTCACTCAAAATCACAAGGGAATTCTAAAGATTTAGAGAGGTTTGTAGAGGATTGTAAAAAGAGCTTTGATGATGCGTTAAATGATGACATGGATACGCACTTGGCAACAGCCGCATTTTTCAGACTGGTAAAAGAGATTAATCGAATAGCAGCCGAAGAAGAATTAACAAAATCAATTTCAGGTATTTTCTTATTAGAGTTTAATAGAATGCTTGGAATTTTGGGTTTGTACATTCCAGAAATTTCAGACGATGAAATCACAAAGGTGAATAAAATGCTAGAAGATAGAGAGAAATTCAGAAAAGAGAAAAACTATGAACAGGCAGACAAAATTAGGGACGAAATTTCTAGTAGAGGAATAGAATTAATCGATCATAAATCAAGAACTATTTGGATGAAAAAAGAGAGAATTAAATCAGACAGATAGATTTTAAAAAATTCCATTTTAATTCAAAACAAGACGTTTTGTATCTGATTTTGTCTAATTTGCAACAAAAAATAGGAATCATTAGCGTTCCTTAAATGAATTAAGAGGCTCAAGTCATTAAATTGATTCAAACATGCGACTGGTGCTGTAAAAAATTTGAAAATAGGGCAAGCAACTACTGTTCCTTTTCCTGTGCACTAGAGGCAGCATCAAAGAAGAGAGAGAAAACATATGATTGAGCAGATTAATCAAATTATCAAAAGTCTCAGAGAATGTGACAGAAAGATTATCTCATT
It includes:
- a CDS encoding cysteine--tRNA ligase — protein: MMIHDTLTGKLNEVNTQNIRIYLCGVTVYDESHIGHARTIIIFDVLRRFLENKGKKINFVQNFTDVDDKIINRATKEGVSASEISEKYIQNYFTDFDTLNIKRATVYPKATEHIQDMLDLISGLIEQKIAYVSKHGVYFAVSKFEEYGKLSKKKIDELQSGARIEIDEQKNNPLDFALWKFSDSEPTWSSPWGKGRPGWHIECSAMSLKYLGNSFEIHGGGRDLIFPHHENEIAQSEAFTHKEFAKTWMHVGMVTINGEKMSKSLGNIKTIKHVLKNWGPNIIRLFCLSGHYSKPIDYSEDLLRENITKWRQVEAAYYEMIHSKSQGNSKDLERFVEDCKKSFDDALNDDMDTHLATAAFFRLVKEINRIAAEEELTKSISGIFLLEFNRMLGILGLYIPEISDDEITKVNKMLEDREKFRKEKNYEQADKIRDEISSRGIELIDHKSRTIWMKKERIKSDR